From Cognatishimia activa, one genomic window encodes:
- a CDS encoding peptidoglycan-binding domain-containing protein: protein MRFFWTVLAAVLMLIGGPSVAKDLALVVDQQDHRRLSDLRRDSRLQLMMSSLEQAGFEVSLARDATIGELRAAAFSFDTGAQGNADRIVILLRGHLVSDGRDTWLMGQEVSSPDRFDIGSKGLPLSVFETILGAAAGRAVLAVIDDPRPLTDLVDLNAGAGELAMPQGATLLRGDSVQMGRSFGVLLQDGATTFDVSELDGGAAVSGFISDAIAFEKTTTSSSEPSQDMGEIAYWSAVRDIGTEEALNAYLNRFPNGLFATDARRQIQARVDDQEARIKAAEQALGLNRDRRRSIQRDLALLGYDPRGIDGVFGPASRRAIAAWQSDQGLEPHGFLDRDQLSLMQEFALRRAAELEEEARRRREIEEARDRAFWQDSGSRGTEEGYRRYLQSFPDGIFSDIAQSALSDIEEERRAALNAQERAAWDIAQDDNSVESYQRFLVEFPRGEFADVARARIDELQRDEQDREAEQQFSAMERAVAGSTAARLLIERRLTDLGLQPGQIDGEFTRESRRALRRFQKARGLEVTGYVDQPTMVQLLLGR, encoded by the coding sequence ATGCGCTTTTTCTGGACGGTTTTGGCCGCGGTTCTCATGTTGATCGGCGGGCCTTCGGTGGCCAAAGACTTGGCTTTGGTTGTAGATCAGCAAGACCATCGGCGGCTCTCTGACCTTAGACGGGATAGCCGTCTTCAGCTTATGATGAGCTCACTTGAGCAAGCGGGGTTCGAAGTCTCCCTTGCAAGGGATGCCACAATAGGTGAACTTCGCGCTGCCGCATTTTCATTCGATACAGGTGCTCAGGGCAATGCGGATCGCATTGTCATCCTTTTGCGCGGTCACCTTGTTTCAGATGGGCGAGATACTTGGCTTATGGGGCAAGAGGTCTCCAGTCCTGACCGTTTTGACATTGGAAGCAAGGGACTCCCTTTGAGTGTCTTTGAAACGATTCTTGGTGCTGCCGCTGGGCGTGCTGTTTTAGCTGTGATTGATGATCCGAGGCCACTTACCGATCTGGTTGATCTCAATGCAGGGGCTGGCGAGTTAGCAATGCCGCAAGGAGCGACGCTACTACGCGGAGACAGTGTGCAAATGGGCCGTTCTTTCGGAGTATTGTTGCAAGACGGGGCTACAACATTTGACGTTTCAGAGCTGGATGGGGGCGCTGCTGTTTCAGGATTTATCTCTGATGCGATTGCCTTTGAGAAAACCACAACGTCTTCCTCAGAACCATCACAGGATATGGGCGAAATCGCTTATTGGAGCGCTGTGCGCGATATCGGAACCGAGGAGGCGCTGAATGCTTACCTGAACAGATTTCCGAATGGATTGTTTGCCACAGATGCACGCCGTCAAATACAGGCACGTGTCGATGATCAAGAGGCGCGCATCAAAGCAGCAGAGCAGGCATTGGGCCTCAATCGTGACCGTCGCCGTTCCATCCAACGTGATCTTGCTCTTTTGGGTTATGACCCACGGGGGATCGATGGGGTATTTGGTCCAGCCTCGCGGCGAGCAATTGCAGCTTGGCAGTCCGATCAGGGTTTAGAGCCACACGGTTTTCTCGATCGTGACCAGCTCTCTTTGATGCAGGAATTTGCTTTGCGTCGAGCTGCAGAGCTTGAAGAAGAGGCGCGTCGTCGTCGGGAAATCGAAGAAGCAAGAGATCGCGCGTTTTGGCAAGATAGCGGCTCACGTGGCACGGAAGAGGGTTATCGCAGATATCTGCAGTCCTTCCCGGATGGCATTTTCTCTGACATAGCCCAATCGGCTTTATCTGATATTGAAGAGGAACGCCGGGCAGCTTTGAATGCGCAAGAAAGAGCAGCTTGGGACATCGCTCAGGACGACAATTCTGTCGAATCCTATCAGCGTTTTCTTGTGGAGTTTCCACGTGGCGAATTCGCTGACGTGGCGCGGGCACGCATTGATGAGCTTCAACGGGATGAGCAAGATCGCGAAGCTGAACAGCAGTTTTCAGCAATGGAGCGAGCAGTTGCCGGAAGCACAGCTGCCCGTTTACTGATCGAACGCAGGTTGACGGATCTTGGACTACAACCCGGTCAAATTGATGGGGAGTTCACCCGTGAATCTCGTCGCGCATTGCGGCGATTTCAGAAGGCGCGTGGGTTGGAGGTCACCGGATATGTCGATCAGCCAACCATGGTGCAGTTGCTCCTCGGTCGGTAG
- a CDS encoding phenylacetate--CoA ligase family protein, translating into MSRYFDQLETRSSDQRAEDIAVALPAQIARAKVLSGYAATFANVDPSTIKSIDDLATLPVLRKSDLVAAQQKQRPLGGFNARAAQEFEHLFQSPGPIYEPGGIGDDWWRMGRFLHACGIGKGDVVQNCFGYHLTPAGMIFENGARAVGAAVVPAGTGQTELQVEAAAALGSTAYAGTPDYLKVILDKADQLGVSLQFKKAAVGGGALFPSLRAYYEDRGIACLQSYATADLGNIAYESDAKEGMIIDEHVIVEIVTPGTGIPVAPGQVGEVVVTTLNPDYPLIRFATGDLSAVMPGESPCGRTNTRIKGWMGRADQTTKIKGMFVRPEQVAALVARHDDVSKARVVASREGESDVMTVRLETEASDDACYADSVVGLLKLKGRIEIVAPGSLPNDGIVIEDQRKYD; encoded by the coding sequence ATGAGCCGCTATTTTGATCAGCTGGAAACGCGCTCTTCGGACCAACGGGCAGAGGATATTGCTGTCGCGTTGCCTGCACAGATCGCGCGCGCGAAGGTCCTGTCAGGCTATGCGGCGACATTTGCCAATGTGGACCCGTCAACCATCAAGAGCATTGATGATCTTGCTACACTTCCGGTGCTCCGCAAATCTGACTTAGTGGCGGCACAGCAAAAGCAACGACCTCTTGGCGGCTTTAACGCGCGCGCTGCTCAGGAATTTGAGCATCTCTTTCAGTCGCCAGGACCAATCTACGAACCCGGTGGGATCGGTGATGATTGGTGGCGCATGGGGCGTTTCCTGCATGCCTGTGGAATTGGCAAAGGTGATGTTGTTCAGAACTGCTTTGGCTATCACCTCACCCCGGCAGGGATGATATTTGAAAATGGTGCACGAGCAGTGGGCGCAGCAGTTGTTCCTGCAGGGACCGGTCAAACCGAGTTGCAAGTGGAAGCTGCTGCTGCGCTGGGCTCGACGGCCTACGCCGGTACGCCAGACTATCTGAAGGTGATTTTGGATAAAGCGGATCAATTGGGTGTCTCGCTGCAATTCAAGAAGGCTGCAGTTGGCGGCGGGGCGCTTTTCCCCAGTCTTAGAGCCTACTATGAGGATCGCGGCATCGCTTGCTTGCAGAGCTATGCTACGGCTGATCTAGGAAATATCGCTTACGAAAGCGATGCCAAAGAAGGCATGATCATAGATGAGCATGTCATCGTTGAGATTGTGACGCCCGGAACTGGAATTCCTGTTGCGCCGGGGCAGGTCGGTGAAGTTGTTGTGACGACGCTGAACCCTGACTATCCGCTTATTCGTTTCGCGACAGGCGATCTGTCGGCTGTGATGCCGGGCGAAAGCCCTTGTGGGCGCACCAATACCCGCATCAAAGGCTGGATGGGCCGAGCAGATCAGACAACAAAGATCAAAGGCATGTTTGTGCGCCCCGAGCAGGTGGCCGCACTAGTTGCACGCCATGATGACGTCTCAAAGGCGCGTGTGGTTGCCAGCCGTGAAGGCGAAAGTGATGTGATGACCGTTCGTTTGGAAACCGAAGCTTCTGATGATGCCTGTTATGCTGACAGCGTCGTTGGGCTGCTCAAGTTGAAAGGGCGTATCGAGATCGTTGCGCCGGGCTCGTTGCCCAATGATGGCATCGTGATCGAAGATCAGCGTAAGTACGATTAA